One stretch of Patescibacteria group bacterium DNA includes these proteins:
- a CDS encoding hydroxyacid dehydrogenase: MECMKVAFFDTDPSEKDFFIEQLKEKAELLFFAEPISKVAVDKIKDCEIFSGFVFSKFPKEQIESLSNIKLIATQSTGYDHIDLDYCKSKNVTVCNVPEYGSSTVAEHTFALILALTKRLMESNARVKSGSFDPEGLTGVDLKGKTLGVVGTGKIGINVIKIAKGFGMTVEAYDPYPKPEMEGFLGFKYVPLEKVLFESDIVTLHCPLSDSTKHLINSKNIGLMKKGVYLINTARGGLIETQALFEALRNGKVAGAGLDVLEEEDFLKEERELLCKGSTQKANLTTLAQNHILVNLSNVIVTPHNAFNSKEALQRILDTTADNIASYLEGTPVNTV; encoded by the coding sequence ATAGAATGTATGAAAGTTGCTTTTTTTGATACAGATCCTTCCGAAAAAGATTTTTTTATCGAACAACTTAAGGAAAAGGCAGAACTCCTGTTTTTTGCGGAGCCTATTTCTAAAGTAGCGGTTGATAAAATTAAAGATTGTGAGATATTTTCGGGATTTGTGTTTTCTAAATTTCCCAAGGAACAGATAGAATCTCTTTCAAACATCAAACTTATTGCCACCCAATCTACTGGTTACGATCATATTGATCTAGATTACTGCAAAAGCAAAAATGTCACGGTTTGTAATGTACCCGAATATGGATCGTCAACCGTTGCCGAACATACATTCGCCTTAATCCTCGCTCTTACAAAAAGATTAATGGAATCAAACGCACGGGTTAAGAGCGGTTCCTTTGATCCCGAAGGGTTAACAGGGGTGGACTTAAAAGGAAAAACTTTGGGGGTGGTGGGAACGGGGAAAATTGGAATTAATGTCATAAAAATTGCTAAAGGGTTTGGAATGACTGTCGAGGCGTATGATCCCTACCCAAAACCAGAAATGGAGGGGTTTTTGGGTTTTAAATATGTTCCTTTGGAAAAAGTGCTTTTCGAAAGCGATATTGTGACGCTCCATTGCCCGCTTTCCGATTCTACAAAACATTTAATTAATAGCAAAAATATTGGGCTCATGAAAAAAGGAGTTTACCTAATCAACACGGCTCGTGGGGGGCTGATAGAAACACAAGCGCTGTTTGAGGCTCTACGAAATGGTAAGGTTGCAGGCGCTGGTTTGGATGTTTTAGAGGAGGAGGATTTTTTAAAGGAAGAGCGAGAGCTGTTGTGCAAAGGATCAACTCAAAAAGCTAATTTAACAACACTTGCTCAAAACCATATCCTTGTCAATTTATCTAATGTAATAGTTACGCCTCACAACGCCTTTAACTCCAAAGAAGCCCTGCAGAGAATTCTTGACACCACTGCCGACAACATAGCTTCGTATCTCGAAGGTACTCCTGTAAACACGGTCTAA
- the nth gene encoding endonuclease III, whose protein sequence is MQNEFPMYILKALKDQYPNAHTELNYKTPLELLIAVVLSAQATDVGVNKATPALFAKFKTVHDFANADIANIEKYISSINYYKAKASYIKRACQKLIADFGGKVPDSLEKLVTVPGIGRKSANVILINAFNKAEGVVVDTHVSRVSQKLHLTSKKDPIKIEQDLMKIYPKENWADVSHLFVLHGRYTCKALTPKCNACPISNFCPSKQ, encoded by the coding sequence ATGCAAAACGAATTTCCCATGTATATTCTAAAAGCTCTAAAGGATCAGTACCCCAACGCTCATACCGAGCTTAATTACAAAACTCCATTAGAACTTTTAATCGCAGTTGTGCTTTCGGCGCAAGCAACCGATGTTGGAGTCAATAAAGCTACTCCCGCGCTTTTTGCTAAGTTTAAAACCGTACATGATTTTGCTAACGCTGATATAGCCAATATTGAAAAATATATTTCCAGTATCAATTACTACAAAGCAAAGGCGAGTTACATTAAACGAGCTTGTCAAAAATTAATTGCCGATTTTGGGGGCAAAGTTCCTGACTCATTAGAAAAACTTGTCACTGTCCCAGGAATTGGTCGCAAAAGCGCCAATGTAATTTTAATCAACGCTTTTAACAAGGCGGAGGGTGTTGTTGTGGATACCCATGTTTCCAGAGTATCGCAAAAGCTCCACTTGACCTCTAAGAAAGACCCCATAAAGATTGAACAAGATTTAATGAAAATTTATCCCAAAGAAAATTGGGCAGATGTGTCCCACCTTTTTGTTTTGCACGGTAGATATACTTGTAAAGCATTAACACCAAAATGCAACGCATGCCCCATTAGTAATTTTTGCCCCTCTAAACAATGA
- the lgt gene encoding prolipoprotein diacylglyceryl transferase: MIIILSNIFILLGIFLGVLFSYHQFKKYLATIKPKPIIDTNDFWNAIIVIALSSFIGGRLYHVINYWEYYLQHPIKILTVWEGGIGVIGAIVFGLWGLIAFSLVRFKRIPPAIIIADFVALGLPLAHAVGRWSNYFSYNFLGAPTKLPWGIEIPFNARPVGYKLYTTYHPLFLYESLLNLILFVFLCLVFIKFKARKSGSVALLYLIGFSLIRLFTEPLLLNSWKVGVFPVASVVSFVILTLSTIVLASMYIPLVIPRSKLPTKSVVVKREIKKSKSQIKKFRIQRKRKSK; the protein is encoded by the coding sequence ATGATTATTATTTTATCTAATATTTTTATATTACTTGGAATATTCTTGGGAGTACTATTTTCGTATCACCAATTTAAGAAGTATCTAGCTACTATTAAACCAAAACCGATAATTGACACTAACGACTTTTGGAATGCCATAATTGTCATTGCGCTATCTTCTTTTATTGGTGGGAGACTCTACCATGTAATCAATTATTGGGAATACTATCTACAGCACCCAATTAAAATACTAACGGTTTGGGAGGGCGGAATTGGAGTTATCGGGGCAATAGTCTTTGGTCTTTGGGGATTAATTGCTTTCTCTTTGGTGAGATTCAAACGCATTCCCCCTGCAATAATTATCGCTGATTTCGTAGCCTTGGGATTGCCTTTGGCACATGCTGTTGGTCGCTGGAGCAATTACTTTAGCTACAATTTTTTAGGAGCCCCCACAAAACTCCCCTGGGGAATTGAGATTCCCTTTAACGCAAGACCCGTTGGATACAAGCTTTATACTACCTACCACCCCTTGTTTCTCTACGAATCTTTACTAAATTTAATCCTGTTCGTTTTTTTATGTTTAGTATTTATCAAATTTAAAGCGCGTAAGAGCGGGTCTGTTGCTTTACTTTACCTTATAGGATTTTCTCTGATTAGATTATTTACCGAGCCACTGTTGCTAAATTCGTGGAAAGTTGGAGTGTTTCCTGTGGCTTCGGTTGTTTCTTTCGTAATATTAACATTATCAACCATTGTTTTGGCCTCAATGTATATACCTCTGGTAATCCCTAGATCGAAACTTCCAACTAAATCTGTAGTAGTCAAACGGGAGATCAAAAAATCAAAATCGCAAATTAAAAAATTTCGAATTCAACGCAAGAGAAAATCCAAATAG
- a CDS encoding Gldg family protein produces the protein MSKLLTIARREIANFFNQPVGYVFFVAFVAISYFLFFRQIFLSGFASIRLYTLNIPILLAIIIPALTMGSIASEKSNKTAETIYTSPISLIDFVLGKFLGNLAIYSLMILVTLSIPISLSFFGAFDWGVIVTSYLGILLLGAFFIAIGVFISATTENQIVSFIVSLVAILLLVLLGSDSVTTSLPPFLSSIVAYFGVFSRLGSFNKGVLDLRDILYFASFSLLFLVLTFYLLAEGRTVRKGILAYTFKTLTIFLFIGVVALNIVVKPIFLRLDLTHDKVYTLSSTSKDILTKLDGNTSLVFYYSKDLPPEFSERKDALMDLLKDFSKVPRNKLKIEYKEVVGADAETLAQNDGITPVQFNTIKNDEFQAKRGVLGIVAKNGENREPTAFLESVEGLEYQVISLVRRVSGGSNKKVAFITDSNSLGLYTDLSAFRDELSKYYQATTLSLVKGETDKEEKTIPTDTDVVVLAGPKENLDAGVLEKLKKFVEGGKSLIVFADTNEVSLQTLSPLENTTNVNDLVNAYGITINKGIVYDLKNNERINLNQGFFSYVLPYPYFVRAEVTADGKKILGNVPAVLSLWSSDLSMSVVDGIKQTVVVKTSQYAGVDEEANANLLPSKEFSQTNLKERNMATISELANGATVIVVANDDMLLNDYFSADATFVLNLFDIATNDKGFVAIRSKSSIPNPLVFKDEATKNVVKYANLIGIPLLIAFFGLLRLKIRSQSFARTYHAS, from the coding sequence ATGTCTAAACTATTAACCATCGCCAGGCGAGAAATCGCCAACTTTTTTAATCAGCCCGTGGGTTATGTGTTTTTTGTTGCCTTCGTTGCCATCTCTTACTTTTTATTTTTTCGCCAAATATTTTTAAGTGGGTTTGCCTCTATCCGCCTTTATACTCTAAACATTCCAATTCTGTTGGCAATTATTATTCCAGCTCTAACCATGGGGAGCATTGCCAGCGAAAAAAGTAATAAAACTGCCGAAACCATCTACACCTCACCCATATCGTTAATAGATTTCGTCCTGGGAAAGTTCCTGGGAAACTTGGCAATCTATTCGCTCATGATTTTGGTTACCCTGTCAATTCCTATCTCGCTCTCTTTCTTTGGGGCATTTGATTGGGGAGTAATTGTCACAAGTTATCTAGGAATCTTGCTTTTGGGTGCGTTTTTTATTGCTATTGGGGTTTTTATTTCGGCAACAACAGAAAATCAAATTGTTTCGTTTATTGTATCTTTGGTCGCAATTTTGCTTTTGGTGCTTTTAGGGTCGGACTCTGTAACTACAAGTCTGCCTCCTTTTTTATCTTCTATCGTTGCTTACTTTGGGGTATTCAGTCGTCTCGGGTCTTTTAATAAGGGGGTGTTGGATTTAAGGGATATTTTGTATTTTGCGAGTTTTAGTTTACTTTTCTTGGTTTTAACTTTTTATCTTCTTGCTGAAGGTCGCACCGTGAGAAAAGGAATTCTAGCTTACACCTTTAAAACACTCACAATTTTTCTTTTTATTGGGGTTGTGGCTTTAAATATTGTAGTCAAACCAATCTTTTTGCGCTTGGATTTAACTCACGACAAAGTTTACACGCTCTCATCCACCTCAAAAGATATTCTTACAAAGCTCGATGGTAACACTTCGTTGGTTTTTTACTATTCTAAAGACTTGCCTCCAGAATTTTCGGAGCGCAAAGACGCCTTAATGGATTTGCTAAAAGATTTTTCTAAAGTTCCGAGGAATAAATTAAAAATAGAATATAAAGAGGTAGTGGGGGCAGATGCCGAAACTCTAGCCCAAAATGATGGTATTACCCCAGTGCAATTTAATACGATTAAAAACGATGAGTTTCAAGCTAAGCGGGGAGTACTTGGAATTGTTGCCAAAAACGGAGAAAACAGGGAACCAACTGCCTTTTTAGAATCGGTTGAAGGGTTGGAATACCAAGTAATCTCTCTTGTTCGCAGAGTTTCGGGCGGTTCCAATAAGAAAGTTGCCTTTATTACCGACAGTAACAGTTTAGGTTTATACACCGACTTATCGGCATTTAGAGACGAGTTATCCAAATATTATCAAGCAACAACCTTATCTTTGGTGAAAGGGGAGACCGATAAGGAAGAAAAAACAATTCCGACCGATACTGATGTTGTGGTTTTAGCCGGTCCTAAAGAAAATCTGGACGCGGGTGTTTTGGAAAAGCTCAAAAAATTTGTTGAAGGAGGAAAGTCCTTAATTGTCTTTGCCGACACCAACGAAGTTTCTTTACAGACATTATCGCCCTTAGAAAATACGACAAATGTCAACGACTTAGTCAACGCCTACGGAATAACCATAAACAAAGGAATTGTCTACGATCTTAAAAACAACGAGAGGATAAATTTAAACCAAGGTTTTTTTAGTTATGTTTTGCCTTATCCATATTTTGTAAGAGCAGAAGTAACAGCCGATGGTAAAAAGATTTTGGGGAATGTTCCTGCGGTGTTGTCTTTGTGGTCTAGTGATTTATCTATGAGTGTGGTTGACGGTATAAAACAGACTGTTGTTGTTAAGACCTCGCAGTACGCAGGTGTTGATGAAGAAGCAAATGCAAACTTACTCCCAAGCAAAGAATTTTCCCAAACAAATCTTAAAGAGCGAAACATGGCAACAATTTCCGAACTGGCAAATGGGGCAACTGTAATTGTAGTTGCCAATGACGATATGTTGCTCAACGATTATTTTAGCGCTGACGCGACCTTTGTTTTAAATTTGTTTGATATAGCCACGAATGACAAGGGGTTTGTTGCCATCCGTTCTAAATCCAGCATTCCTAATCCTTTAGTATTTAAGGACGAAGCAACAAAAAATGTGGTTAAATACGCTAACTTAATTGGTATCCCCTTGTTAATTGCTTTTTTTGGTCTCCTTCGCTTAAAAATCCGCTCGCAAAGCTTTGCTCGAACATACCATGCAAGTTGA
- a CDS encoding ABC transporter ATP-binding protein: MLKVENITKKFGRTVALDNVSFEIDKGEVVGLLGPNGAGKTTCMRVVAGFYFPDDGAITIDGLNHAKNSTKIKSLIGYLPENNPLYPNLTVAEYLEFVGNLKGIVNLSEEISQVVKKTYLQEVYYKEIATLSKGFRQRVGLAQALLGNPQILIMDEPTEGLDPNQREDIRKLIKEIGKEKTVLLSSHVLDEVQKTCERVIIIAKGKIVADSPVKRLEMGGGETAVYLKAEGKGILTALKALKNVSRVEKTEDDSYLVYSEGDHDLRSEITKLATKNKWQLLEIYLKKKSLDEVFKELTTNHV; encoded by the coding sequence ATGCTAAAAGTAGAAAATATCACCAAAAAATTTGGTCGCACAGTAGCTTTGGATAATGTTAGTTTTGAAATAGATAAAGGCGAAGTTGTGGGACTTCTTGGTCCCAACGGCGCCGGTAAAACTACTTGTATGCGAGTCGTCGCAGGGTTTTATTTTCCCGACGATGGTGCTATCACAATTGATGGTCTAAATCACGCCAAAAACTCAACCAAAATTAAATCGCTAATTGGGTATCTTCCCGAGAACAACCCTTTATATCCTAATTTAACGGTTGCCGAATATTTAGAATTTGTGGGCAACCTTAAAGGTATCGTCAATTTGTCCGAGGAGATATCTCAAGTAGTTAAAAAAACTTATTTGCAAGAAGTTTATTACAAAGAAATTGCAACACTCTCTAAGGGTTTTAGACAGAGAGTGGGGTTGGCGCAAGCGCTTTTAGGAAATCCGCAAATTCTTATTATGGACGAGCCAACCGAAGGACTTGATCCCAATCAACGCGAGGATATAAGAAAATTAATTAAAGAAATTGGCAAAGAAAAAACGGTTTTATTAAGTTCCCATGTACTAGACGAGGTGCAAAAGACCTGCGAAAGAGTCATTATTATCGCTAAGGGAAAAATTGTTGCCGATTCCCCGGTTAAAAGACTCGAGATGGGTGGGGGGGAGACGGCAGTTTATCTTAAAGCGGAAGGTAAAGGTATTTTAACCGCACTAAAAGCCTTAAAAAATGTTTCCCGTGTCGAGAAAACAGAAGACGATTCCTATTTAGTTTATTCAGAAGGCGACCATGATTTACGAAGTGAAATCACTAAGCTTGCGACCAAAAACAAATGGCAGTTGCTTGAAATTTATCTTAAAAAGAAATCATTAGACGAAGTGTTTAAAGAGTTAACCACAAATCATGTCTAA
- a CDS encoding retropepsin-like domain-containing protein translates to MLNFPYQKDARDNYFPVVDFLIYFKGNVQRTSALIDSGATVSVFKDDIAEQLGIVIEEGIETYLGGVGGRIKGYIHKLELEVAGKKFVCPVVFSYEYLVSFSLLGREAFFKQFKIVFEEKKNLLELA, encoded by the coding sequence ATGCTCAATTTTCCGTATCAAAAAGATGCGAGAGATAATTACTTTCCCGTTGTTGACTTTTTAATCTATTTTAAAGGTAATGTTCAAAGAACTTCAGCACTAATTGACTCTGGAGCAACTGTTTCCGTTTTTAAAGATGATATAGCCGAGCAACTCGGAATAGTAATCGAAGAAGGCATAGAAACTTATTTGGGAGGAGTAGGAGGAAGAATTAAAGGATACATCCATAAACTAGAGTTAGAAGTTGCTGGTAAAAAGTTCGTCTGCCCTGTGGTTTTTTCCTACGAATATCTGGTTTCGTTTAGTTTATTAGGGAGAGAGGCGTTTTTTAAACAATTTAAAATTGTTTTTGAGGAAAAGAAAAATTTACTGGAACTCGCGTAA
- a CDS encoding alpha/beta fold hydrolase: MEININYIWTEDNLRLQGIHYVGKDNDICVLFIHGMSGNFIENYFAHVLGEKLSKQGVGFIYGHNRGYNHINDIYKRKIGKEITYTTERHGATYERFNDCIYDINAWVNEVFRLGYKKIVLVGHSLGCNKVVHYIYKKSLRNLIGVILLSPPDMVANGKESGKSKVYDKQLSEAKRNIENGHPRKLLSGTLWDWYTISSQTFLDMFEDGCPADNLPIMRNPKSFPELESIKVPVFTIMGEFDDIVVRTLDDDISILEKRATKAPSFDKEIIPKANHTYDQQEDMLASSIVKWINKTYIKK, from the coding sequence ATGGAAATAAACATCAATTATATTTGGACTGAAGACAACCTACGGTTGCAAGGTATTCACTATGTTGGAAAGGATAATGATATTTGTGTGCTTTTTATACATGGAATGTCAGGAAATTTTATCGAAAATTACTTTGCCCATGTTTTAGGAGAAAAGCTCTCTAAACAAGGTGTTGGCTTTATTTATGGTCATAATAGAGGCTACAATCATATTAACGATATCTATAAGAGAAAAATTGGAAAAGAAATTACCTATACCACAGAAAGGCATGGAGCTACCTATGAGCGCTTTAATGATTGTATATATGATATCAACGCTTGGGTAAACGAAGTCTTTCGTCTCGGCTACAAAAAAATCGTTTTAGTTGGACACTCGTTAGGATGTAACAAAGTGGTTCATTATATTTACAAAAAGAGTCTCCGTAACTTGATTGGCGTAATTCTTTTATCTCCTCCGGATATGGTCGCCAACGGCAAAGAATCGGGAAAATCAAAAGTGTACGACAAGCAACTTAGTGAAGCAAAAAGAAATATCGAGAATGGACATCCAAGAAAATTACTATCTGGTACGCTTTGGGATTGGTATACCATAAGCTCACAAACTTTTCTTGATATGTTTGAGGATGGTTGTCCAGCCGACAATTTACCAATAATGAGAAATCCAAAATCGTTTCCCGAACTCGAATCTATTAAAGTACCTGTTTTTACAATAATGGGAGAGTTTGACGACATCGTGGTTAGAACACTTGATGACGACATAAGTATATTAGAAAAAAGGGCTACCAAAGCTCCGTCTTTTGATAAAGAGATAATTCCAAAGGCTAATCATACTTATGACCAGCAGGAAGATATGCTTGCTTCTTCGATAGTAAAGTGGATTAACAAAACTTACATCAAAAAGTAG
- a CDS encoding L-lactate permease gives MPKKFSLVGISLVLLSLTLFLTIFVWKIVPQYLFISLQKGFFVACDIFLIIFGAIFFIEILKKERILESIGFYLERFSKDIRIQVIFLAWFLENLIEGIAGFGSPSAIVAPLLIGLGISPINAVVISLFGNSSAGAFGAAGTPIRIGLAGVAVPAVNFYTALFNFSAILVPTFILLALSHGKKDKISFIKGALPFALWSGFVFWIFSFMGTFLGGEFPTIVGSLLGLLVAVLTLKLNIFVPKDVFRHEDRESPKARHSLIMALFPYLLVVTLLIGGKFLSSGFNPGFALIVSGLIVFVITRKKVDRTVSQSFKLAFVRTVEPFVVIFAMSATVQLILNSGNNYSGNSSILRLVSGIFENNHLPFLAPFAGAFGSFVSGSVTISNILFGNFLAMASNVMKMSTAKVLGLQVAGAAAGNMLALADVLTAEAVAGLKNKEVEIIKRVFVPCLIYVVLTGIAGLLFV, from the coding sequence ATGCCCAAAAAATTTTCTTTAGTTGGAATATCTCTTGTTTTACTCTCTCTAACTTTATTTCTAACCATTTTTGTTTGGAAAATTGTTCCGCAATACCTCTTTATCTCTTTGCAAAAGGGTTTTTTTGTCGCCTGCGATATTTTTTTAATTATCTTTGGTGCCATATTTTTTATTGAGATTCTTAAAAAGGAAAGAATCTTAGAAAGTATAGGGTTTTATCTAGAAAGATTTTCTAAGGATATTCGGATTCAAGTAATTTTTTTGGCCTGGTTTTTAGAAAATTTAATCGAAGGAATTGCTGGGTTCGGCTCACCTTCGGCAATTGTTGCTCCGCTTTTAATTGGTTTGGGAATTTCTCCAATTAACGCCGTGGTAATTTCGCTTTTTGGCAATAGTAGCGCTGGAGCCTTTGGCGCGGCAGGAACTCCAATACGAATCGGTCTTGCTGGGGTTGCTGTTCCTGCGGTAAATTTTTATACCGCACTGTTTAACTTTTCGGCGATTCTCGTTCCTACCTTTATTCTTTTAGCTCTTTCCCACGGAAAAAAAGATAAGATTTCGTTTATCAAAGGAGCACTACCTTTTGCCTTGTGGTCAGGGTTTGTTTTTTGGATATTTTCTTTTATGGGAACTTTTTTGGGAGGGGAATTTCCCACAATTGTGGGATCGCTTTTGGGCCTTTTGGTTGCTGTTTTAACTTTAAAGCTAAACATATTTGTTCCAAAAGATGTTTTTAGGCACGAGGATCGTGAATCTCCCAAGGCTCGCCATTCTTTAATTATGGCACTTTTTCCTTATCTTTTAGTTGTAACGCTTTTAATTGGCGGAAAATTTTTAAGTAGCGGGTTTAATCCCGGTTTTGCCCTCATCGTTTCGGGACTGATTGTCTTTGTCATTACTCGAAAAAAGGTTGATCGTACGGTTTCTCAATCCTTTAAATTGGCATTTGTTAGAACTGTTGAACCTTTTGTAGTAATTTTTGCCATGTCAGCAACTGTGCAGCTAATTTTAAATTCGGGTAATAATTATTCAGGTAATTCTTCGATATTAAGATTGGTTTCGGGGATTTTTGAAAATAATCATCTTCCGTTTTTAGCCCCTTTCGCTGGTGCTTTTGGCAGTTTTGTGTCGGGGAGTGTTACCATCTCCAACATTCTTTTTGGTAACTTTTTGGCAATGGCAAGCAATGTAATGAAGATGTCAACTGCTAAAGTATTAGGGCTCCAAGTTGCTGGTGCTGCCGCGGGAAATATGCTAGCTCTAGCCGATGTTTTAACCGCCGAGGCAGTAGCTGGTCTTAAAAATAAGGAAGTGGAAATTATAAAAAGAGTCTTTGTTCCTTGTTTAATTTATGTTGTTCTTACCGGTATTGCCGGGTTGCTGTTTGTGTAA
- a CDS encoding MscL family protein, whose amino-acid sequence MMKGFIDFIRTQGVVGLAVGFILGGAVSKVVTALITDLINPILGLVLGVAGNLKEASLVVGPAKFMWGDFVSATIDFLVIALVVYFGVKGLGLDKLDKKN is encoded by the coding sequence ATGATGAAAGGTTTTATTGATTTTATTCGGACCCAAGGAGTGGTTGGCTTAGCCGTTGGTTTTATTTTAGGAGGAGCTGTATCAAAAGTAGTCACCGCCTTAATTACCGATTTAATTAACCCAATTTTAGGATTAGTGTTAGGTGTCGCTGGTAACTTAAAAGAAGCTTCTCTTGTTGTTGGTCCAGCTAAATTTATGTGGGGGGATTTTGTTTCGGCTACAATTGACTTTTTAGTTATCGCGTTAGTGGTATACTTTGGGGTCAAAGGTTTGGGGCTGGATAAGTTGGATAAAAAGAACTAA